From one Lolium rigidum isolate FL_2022 chromosome 4, APGP_CSIRO_Lrig_0.1, whole genome shotgun sequence genomic stretch:
- the LOC124650074 gene encoding putative leucine-rich repeat receptor-like protein kinase At2g19210 — protein MELSTARAMAAGPWLLLLCVATGVVLHAHAQPDSKGFISIDCGLSGDSGHVDDTTKLSYAPDAGFTDAGTNHNVSAEYVTPTMGKTWYNVRSFAAGKRNCYTLRSLVSGLKYLIRATFKYGNYDGLNLHPVFDLYIGVNYWQTVNISSPDAVMLVEAIVVVPDDFVQVCLVNTDAGTPFISSLVLRPLKRTLYPQVTEVQGLTLLDRLNFGPTNDSFVVRYPDDPHDRIWFTMVDTATWASIWTPQKVHTVDDDLFEAPSAVLRTGIMPRNVSQNIELTWSSDPTPMDPSPGYLIVLHLAELQVLRSNALREVRVTINDKPWFTSDFTFSPVYLYDIPFYNRQPFQYSHYNLSVEATSNSTLPPVLNAAEIFTVVPTTNLGTDPEDVYAITAIKAKYQVSKNWMGDPCAPKAMAWDRLTCSYGAIGSRPRITSVSLSSSGLSGEISSSFTNLKAVQYLDLSNNNLIGSIPDTLSEFPVLKVLDLSGNQLNGSIPSGLLKRIQDGSLDLRYVNNPNLCTDGNSCQLHAKKKSNIALYVAVPAVLLVVIVSVTVLLICLVKRNKQGSMDNSITPEKYKIPSNPTTNDVDSQSSLRHLESRRFTYKELEMITTNFQQVLGKGGFGYVYNGFLENGIQVAVKLRSHSSNQGVKEFLAEAQILTRIHHMNLVTMIGYCKDGEYMALVYEYMSEGTLQEHIDGSNRSGACLPWTHRLRIALESAQGLEYLHKGCNPPLIHRDVKATNILLNATLEARIADFGLSKAFNSNDTHVSTNTLVGTPGYVDPEYQMTMQPTVKSDVYSFGVVLLELVTGKPAILREPVPVNIIQWVRQRLAQGNIEAIVDTRMHGCYDVNTVWKVADIALKCTAQSSAQRPNMTDVVGQLRECIELENGHSRDDANNGFYTGSSGNDPNMSYDSYTTDQSTNVSPNNASFEMEKRLMRVPTMPTGPAAR, from the exons ATGGAGCTATCAACGGCGCGAGCAATGGCGGCCGGTCCATGGCTGTTGCTCCTCTGCGTCGCCACCGGCGTCGTGCTCCACGCTCACGCTCAGCCTGACAGCAAAG GATTCATAAGCATAGACTGCGgcctctcgggggattcggggcaCGTGGATGATACCACCAAGCTCTCCTACGCCCCGGACGCCGGCTTCACCGACGCTGGCACCAACCACAACGTCTCGGCCGAGTATGTGACCCCGACCATGGGCAAGACCTGGTACAACGTGCGCAGCTTCGCCGCTGGCAAGCGTAACTGCTACACGCTCCGGTCCCTCGTCTCCGGGCTCAAGTACCTCATCCGGGCCACGTTCAAGTACGGCAACTACGATGGCCTCAACCTCCACCCGGTGTTCGACCTCTACATCGGCGTCAACTACTGGCAGACCGTGAACATCTCCAGTCCGGATGCGGTGATGTTGGTGGAGGCAATCGTGGTGGTGCCGGACGATTTCGTGCAGGTGTGCCTGGTGAACACCGACGCCGGGACGCCCTTCATCTCTAGCCTTGTGCTGAGGCCGCTGAAGCGGACGCTCTACCCGCAGGTGACTGAGGTGCAGGGGTTGACCCTGCTGGACAGACTCAACTTCGGCCCGACCAACGATAGTTTCGTTGTCAGGTATCCCGATGACCCACACGACCGGATATGGTTCACTATGGTCGACACGGCGACCTGGGCCAGTATATGGACGCCGCAGAAGGTGCATACCGTAGACGACGACCTATTCGAGGCGCCGTCGGCGGTGTTGCGGACGGGGATCATGCCGCGGAATGTCTCTCAGAACATAGAGCTCACATGGTCCTCCGATCCCACCCCGATGGACCCTTCACCGGGGTACCTCATCGTCCTGCACTTGGCCGAGCTGCAGGTCCTCCGCAGCAACGCCCTGCGGGAGGTGAGAGTCACCATCAACGACAAGCCGTGGTTTACGTCGGACTTCACCTTCTCGCCGGTTTACCTCTATGACATCcccttctacaaccgtcaaccctTCCAGTACAGCCACTACAACCTCTCCGTCGAGGCCACAAGTAACTCCACGCTGCCGCCCGTCCTTAACGCTGCCGAGATCTTCACCGTGGTTCCCACCACCAACCTTGGCACGGATCCCGAGGATG TATATGCAATCACGGCAATCAAGGCGAAGTATCAAGTGAGCAAGAACTGGATGGGTGATCCTTGCGCTCCAAAGGCCATGGCGTGGGATAGGTTGACCTGCAGCTACGGCGCCATTGGCAGCCGTCCAAGGATCACAAGCGT AAGCCTGTCTTCCAGTGGTCTCAGTGGTGAGATATCGTCTTCTTTCACTAACCTCAAGGCAGTCCAGTACTT GGACCTGTCAAACAATAACTTGATAGGCTCGATTCCAGATACCCTTTCAGAGTTTCCTGTACTGAAAGTTCT GGATTTGTCAGGCAACCAGCTCAATGGTTCAATCCCCTCTGGACTCCTCAAAAGAATTCAAGATGGTTCACTTGATCTAAG ATATGTCAACAATCCAAACCTTTGCACCGATGGCAATTCGTGCCAACTGCATGCCAAAAAGAAAAGCAACATAGCACTCTATGTAGCTGTCCCTGCAGTATTGCTTGTGGTGATAGTATCAGTGACAGTTCTACTCATTTGCTTGGTAAAACGAAACAAACAAG GATCAATGGACAACTCGATAACGCCAGAGAAATATAAGATCCCGAGCAACCCAACGACAAATGATGTGGACAGCCAGAGTTCGCTGCGACATCTTGAGAGCCGTCGGTTCACGTACAAGGAGCTTGAGATGATAACGACCAACTTTCAGCAAGTGCTAGGCAAAGGAGGGTTTGGGTATGTCTATAACGGCTTCCTAGAGAACGGTATCCAGGTTGCGGTGAAGCTGCGGTCACATTCTTCGAATCAAGGAGTCAAGGAGTTTCTCGCAGAG GCTCAAATTTTGACACGGATTCATCACATGAATCTTGTCACCATGATTGGTTACTGCAAGGATGGGGAGTACATGGCACTTGTCTATGAGTATATGTCTGAAGGAACCTTGCAAGAGCATATAGACG GAAGCAATCGCAGTGGAGCATGTCTTCCCTGGACACACCGGCTGAGAATCGCCCTTGAATCTGCccaag GACTAGAGTACCTACACAAGGGTTGCAATCCACCCCTCATCCATCGGGATGTGAAGGCCACCAACATATTGTTGAACGCGACGTTGGAGGCTAGGATTGCTGATTTTGGCCTGTCCAAGGCTTTCAATAGCAATGACACCCACGTGTCTACAAACACGCTCGTCGGCACACCAGGATACGTCGATCCCGAGTACCAAATGACCATGCAACCAACTGTCAAAAGCGATGTGTACAGCTTCGGAGTTGTGCTGCTAGAGTTGGTCACTGGAAAGCCGGCCATTCTTCGGGAGCCAGTGCCCGTCAACATCATCCAGTGGGTACGACAACGGCTGGCACAAGGAAACATTGAGGCCATAGTGGATACCCGCATGCATGGTTGCTATGATGTCAATACCGTGTGGAAGGTTGCAGACATCGCCCTCAAGTGCACTGCACAATCCTCAGCCCAGCGTCCCAACATGACCGATGTGGTGGGACAATTGCGAGAATGCATTGAGCTAGAGAATGGACACTCTCGAGATGATGCAAACAATGGATTCTACACCGGTAGCAGCGGCAATGACCCAAACATGAGTTATGATTCTTACACCACTGATCAGTCCACCAATGTGAGCCCGAACAACGCTTCATTTGAGATGGAGAAACGTCTTATGAGGGTACCAACAATGCCCACCGGTCCCGCTGCACGTTGA